Genomic window (Pseudanabaena sp. FACHB-2040):
CAAAAATCCCGAACAGTTGTGTACACGTTTGGAAAGGAGAGCAAATTATTGGGCAAATTGAGATGACGCGCTGGAAACACGATTCAAGTGTTGGCTACGTCAACTTGTTTTACCTGACTTCAGAGTTTCGAGGTCACGGTTTTGGTCAGCAATTGGATCAACACGCAGCTCATTTTTTCAAGAGTCTAGGTTGTCAGTCAGCCCGTTTGAACGTCAGTCCCACTAATCGAGTGGCAATGAGATTTTATCTCAAACACGGATGGATTGATTTAGGACAACGAGAAGATGATCCTGAAGTTCACTATCTTGAAAAGAAATATGGAGCTAACGTACAATAGCATTTCAGCCCAGCAGGGTGCGTTAGCACCAGCGTAACGCATTCACTTACAGCTTAAAAATGCGTTACAGCTACGCCTAACACATCCTACTTTTGCTGAAGGATACGATCATGACAAAGTAGTTGAGGAGAAGCACAAGGAATTAACTTGGACATCATCAAAACTTGAGCCAGCACGTAAGATTTTCAAGAAGCACCTTGACATTAGCCGCTAAAACCTAACGATGGCATGTACCCGACTACAAATCAGCAGGTCTCTTATTATAAAAGTCCCTACGGGGTGAGTGATGCCTAGCATTAGCTGGCTTCGAACTTGGTTGAGGCAGTATTTTGAGCTATTTGTCGTGAAAGAAAGTAGTTTTATAATTCGTGAAGCGACTCAAAGTGATGAATTTTTAATTGCTGAACATCTATGTCATATTGCTTTAGAACTTGGTGTTTCAACCGAATCC
Coding sequences:
- a CDS encoding GNAT family N-acetyltransferase, coding for MQSPTLEFKPINLEQEQDLCVQFRADSFICSFGSAARFYKEDGSGAEEYLQWLRQRMTKIPNSCVHVWKGEQIIGQIEMTRWKHDSSVGYVNLFYLTSEFRGHGFGQQLDQHAAHFFKSLGCQSARLNVSPTNRVAMRFYLKHGWIDLGQREDDPEVHYLEKKYGANVQ